DNA sequence from the Oncorhynchus clarkii lewisi isolate Uvic-CL-2024 chromosome 24, UVic_Ocla_1.0, whole genome shotgun sequence genome:
TGCATTAATGATATGGATGCAGGCATTTGATAACAGTGTTGAGGCAAGCGCTCAAACTGAGCCAAACCAAAACTCTGGCCCCATATGGCACAGCCCATAGCTAGGTCCCCCCCCCCATCAGGCCCCAAAACACCCCTGAAAGAAACAAATGTCCATTTAGTACCAAAGTAATCAAAGAAGCAAGTTAATCCAGTGGTATATGTCTGCATTCacagtctcagagtaggagtgctgatctagaatcagtttggCATTTTTGATCAAGGTTTTATGAAGGGGGGTCTAATCTGAGATCGGCAGTACTACCTTCAGATGCCTTGTGAATTCAGGCCCAGATGTCTTTCATACTCAACAATGCTTTCCCTATGTCATCTCACAACAATTTGCTCTGTAACTAGAAAACACACCCTCTGACCTCACCTGCTCATTGACCCTCTTCACAAACACAGCCAGGAAGAAGACTAAGGCGATGGGAGGGGCCAGGTAGCTGGTCACTGATTGGATGTATTCAAACAGCTGACCGCTCTGGGCCGCCTGGACCACAGGGATCCAGCAGATACTGACGGGTACGATGACGAGGACCCGCACTCTCAGAGGGCGAGACGGAGTGAGAGGCAGCCATTTTATTGGAGCGTACGTTATATTGACCTACTCCAGCAAATGGTCTGGGAGAGCTGAACTTTTCTACATAAACCAAGTTTTCCTATTTAAACCAAGTGAAAAAAGGCCCAGACCTGCCAACGACCATGAGCTTGCTCTCTCTGGTCTGCGGTCTGAAGCGGGTCCAGATGTCCATGGTGAACAGGGTGCTGCTGCTGTTGAAGATGGAAGCCAGGGAGCTCATCAGGACCACCAGCATGACCGCCAGCATCAGGCCCCTCAgacctgggggagaggagggggaaggaagaTTAAGGTAAGATGATGGGAGAGATAAAAACCTTGGTAGCCATCGACACACAACTGGCACGCAGTAAATTATGTGTAAAAATAACAATTATACAGTAAAAGTGTCACCCAGATCTGAGCAACTAGTTCAGCAGAGAAAAGAGACTTCTCACCATTGGGCATCACAGAGACCACCAGTTTGGGGTAGGCGATGTTGGAGCAGCCCACCTCCGTCCCACACACTTCTGGCACCACACAACCCACTTCATCTgtcaacagagagagaagacaggctctGTCACCATGGAGCCCATAATGacaggaggaaaagagagggaaccccacacacacacacacacacacaccttcagggTAAAAGAAAAAGGCATAAAAAGTTTGACAAACTGTTATTAATTTAGTTTTGCTGTGTGCTTGCTTCCCTGTTAATGAACCTAAAATATCAAACTCTCCAATCCTCTCTGTAAATCCTATGACGGCATATTTTGGGAACTCACCTGGGAAGAACATGCGTCTGATCATTCCAGGGAACACCATAAGGAACCTGGGGAGCAGTTTCAGGTACCCACACATGATGCAGACGCCTTCAAATGGGTCAGACTGCAGGCCGCCAGGCAGCGCTGCATGGTCACCTATACACAGACATGGGGGAAGATCCCAGATCAACTCAACCAACGATTCAATCTTTCTGTCTGATCCATGTTGTTTCACATCCATCTAATTTAAGTATCTCTCACCATAGCAACAGAATGAGCAGAGCAGACAGCAACACTATGTAAAACATGCAAATTAGATTGTCAGCAATGTGCCAACTCAAATCTAATCACAGTTTTGAATGTGCCATCTACAGTGAATGCAATATGAAATAAATGCACATATGAATTCCATCCACTGTGTTCCTATGAGCTTATTTACCTGGTCGGTGCACCAATACCAGCCGCCCACGATGGTGATGCCAAAGAGGACCCCCGGCCAGGGCAGGTCCCAGCAGCTGGAAGGCGTCGTTTTAAGGGGTGAAGCACTGGGGGGAGATGTTGTAGAGCTGGGGCTCCAGGGACTGGTACGTGGAGGGAAGTGCTAACCTGTACTTCTCCAGCAGAGCATTGTAGCCCCCCACCTCAAAGAAGGCtgaggacaggaagagaaaggaagagggacacacacacactgtcacatagGTTACAGAGGTCAGGAGGAGTGGACTGGGGGATGtatagtggcttgcgaaagtatttacaccccttaggcattttttctattttgttgctttacaacctggaattataaTGGATTTTGGGGAGGGTTGTATCAtgtgatttacacaacatgcctaccactttgaagatgcaaaaaatgtattgtgaatcaaacaagaaataagacaacaaaaacagaaaacttgagcgtgcataactattcacctccCCAACGTctatactttgtagagccaccttttgcagcaattacagctgcaagtctcttggagtatatctctataagcttggaacatctagccactgggatttttgcccattcttcaaagtaaaactgctccagctccttcaagttaagtgggttccgctggtgtacagcagtctttaagtcacaccacagattctcaattggattgaggtctgggctttaactaggccattccaagacatttaaatgtttccccttacaccactcgagtgttgcttctCTGTTGAGCTTTGTTGCCTCTctaattaatgccctccttgcctggtccatgagtatTGGTGGGCGggcctctcttggcaggtttgttgtggtgccatatactatctattttttaataatggatttaatggtgctctgtgggatgttcaaagtttcagatacttttttataactcaacccggaactgtacttctccacaactttgtccctgacctgtttggagagctccttggtcttcatggtgccgcttgcttcatggtgccgcttgcttagtggtgttgcagactctttatcctttcagaacaggtgtgtatatatatatactgagatcatgtgacagatcatgtgacacttagattgcacacaggtggactttatttaactaattatgtgacttctgaaggtaattggttgcaccagatcttatttaggggctgcATAGcaaaggatgtgaatacagttgaagcctgaagtttacatgcaccttcgccaaatacatttaaactcagtttttcacaattcctgacatttaatcctagtaaaaatcccctgtcttaggtcaattataatcaccactttattttaagaatgtgaaatgtcagaataatagtagagagaatgatttatgtcagcttttatttctttcatcacattcccagtgggtcataagtttacatgcacttaatTGGTATTTGGTaacaatgcctttaaattgtttaacttgggtcaaacgttttgggtagccttccacaagcttcccacaataaattgggtgaattctggcccattcctcctgacagagctggtgtaactgagtcaggtttgtcggcctgCTCGCTCCCACACGCTTTTCCAGGtctgcccacaagttttctataggattgaggtcagggctttgagatggccacacaatactttgactttgttgtccttaagccattttgccacaactttgatagtatgcttggggtcattgtccatttggaagacccatttgcgaccaagctttaacttcctgactgatgtcttgagatgttgtggaggtcatggctgatttctttagattttctcatgatttcaagcaaagaggcactgagtttgaaggtaggccttgaaatatatccacataattttctcccctcatgatgccatctattttggaaGCTCaacaatccctcctgcagcaaagaaactccacaacatgatgctgccacccccgtgcttcacggttgggatggagttcttcgggttgcaagcctccccctttttcctccaaacataacgatggtcattatggccaaatagttatatttttgctccatcagaccagaggacattcctccaaaaagtatgatctttgtccccatgtgcagttgcaaaccatagtcttttggagcagtggcttcttccttgctgagctgcctttcaggttatggcgATATAGGACTTAGGATAGGATATTAGGATAtaggatatagataattttgtaccttctgcatcttcacaaggtcctttgctgttgttctgggattgatttgcacttttcacaccaaagtatgttcatctctaggagacagaactcgtctccttcctgagcggtatgacggttgcgtagtccaatggtgtttatacttgcgtactattgtttgaacagatgaacatggtaccttcaggtgtttcgaaattgctcccaaggatgaaccagacttgtggaggtctacaattttttttctgaggtcatggctgatttcttttgattttctcatgtcaagcaaagaggcactgagtttgatggtaggccttgaaatacatccacaggtacacctccaattgactcaaatgatgtcaattagcctatcagaagcttctgaagccatgacatcattttctggaattttccaagctgtttaaaggcacagtcaacttagtgtatgtaaacttctgacccactggaattgtgatacagtgaattctaagtgaaataatctatctgtaaacaattgttggataaatgacttgtgtcatgcacaaagtagatgtcctaaccgacttgccaaaactatagtttgttaactagaaatgtgtggagtggttgaaaaacaagttttaatgacgccaacctaagtgtatgtaaacttctgacttcaactgtacatatgcacgccccacttttccgttttttaatattttttacattttacttcaccaatttggactattttgtgtatttccattacataaaatccacataaaattccatttaaattacaggttgtaaagcaacaaaatagtaaaaatgccaagggggatgaatacttttgcaaggcactgtatagtgggtctacagtttttttattttttatttaactaggcaagtcagttaagaacaaattcataattttcaatgacggccgccCCAGGGCAGCCTAGTGTGAGGCTGGATCAAGGAAGTGGTTTACTAAAGGTGGTGAAtgcgagaggagggagggaggttggatggagggagggagtgagagagtgagtaagGAAGGGCTGCACTAACAGATCCACTAGACACAGCAACTAATTCATCATGACCAGTTGAGCCATGAGTTTAAAATATTCATTCCACAATGACAGAATAGTTGACAatacaaaatacacattttaaaagTCACATTGTGGACCACTCAAGTAGAGTTGAGACACTAAATGCAGTCATAGTCAAAACATGGTACAGTATTTCATTTGGAGGTACACtatctataatacataacatCATCTATACATCATTGGTATCAGTTATTATACATTACGTCATCTATACACATGTATGCATAAACAAAAAGTACAGtagataaaaatacatttaagcaCAGATAAAGAAACATCTCCATTTCTTGTTACTCCGTCATGCGTTGAGAAACAAGTGGAGTCAACAAGGTGGAATGTGTTTGGACTCTGGACACAGGACTCTAAACTTACCGAAACCTGTGAGGCTGAAGGCGCCAGCGATGATGACAAATGTATGGACGGTGTCTGTGTACATCAGAGCAGCTAGGCCCCCTAGTGAGCAAAACAGATCATTACAGATGAACACATTTCAAGTTACAATGTCACATACAGTGAAACggctttcttgcaaactcaaaacccaacaatgcaataatcattAACAATGTAGTAATAGAGAAAAACACACgagaaataagaataagaaatattaAATACACAAAGTAAGCAAgcaagcatactatatacaggaaataaTTTTTTtaagtcagttccaataccatatttacatgtgcACGGATACTGGAGTGACTGAGGTAGATATGCATAGAGGTAAGGTAACTAGGCAACAATAACCCAGTTGATGAACAAACTACAGAGGTCATCTAGGACAGGGTTTCCCAAAATGTGCACACAGGgagggccccaggaccgagtttgggaactCCTTATCCAGGACAGTGTTTccaaactccagtcctccagtacccccaacagcacacattttcaTTGTAGCCCTGTAcaaaaacacctgattcaacttgtcaagggTTTGATGATAAGTTGACAAGTATAATCAGCTGTGCTTGTGGGTCGAGGGTAACAGACAAAATGCTTAAGGCCCTGTTTTTATCCTATGGTTAATCTTTTCCAAACATGACCTCTCTTTAATCGTGGACAGCCTTTTCTACCACAAGTAATGAAAGCGTTTTGTGTATAATTTGATCAAACAGATGTTACCTGTGACTGTGTACAGAGCTGTGATGGAGAGGAGGGCTATCACAGCCACATCGATGTTCCAGCCTAGAGCCTGCTGTATGAACACAGCCCCGGAGAACATGTCCACccggagagacagagacgaggaGACAGTCAGACTGGTCCACGGGTATGTTTATATCGCAATGCCTTTCATACCTCAATCAAACGTACAGAACTCAGGAGACTTGGAAATACCACAGATACTATCAATATTGAAGAAAATGTAATGATAAAGGACTGTGGCGGACGTTTATAGCATGTTACAAACAGTGCCTCATAGTGTTGTCccagaccagggctctccaaccctgttcctggagagccgcCCTCCTGTGGGTTTTCGCTGTAactccagttgtaactaacccATCAACCAGCTAATAattagaatcaggtgcactaGATTAAGGTTGGAGCGAAGACCTACacgacggtagctctccaggaacagggttggggagccctgtccaacacacacagagatcttgGTGAAGATGTAGAGGAACAGAGAAATGACGGAGAGGTACAAACTGATCCTGGTTTCCCCAAACCTCTTCTTCAGGTACTGAGGCATTGTAATTACCTAAGCAACAAGAAATGCAGAAATTACCAATCGACACAAATCTCTCCAGTATGCCATGTTAGCTGGCATACAATGGTCTTGTGTAACTTACCCCCTCTGTGAggtagacagggacaaacagccAGCCCAATAGGAGCACAATAAACCAGgcctgggtagagagagagagggctccaATGTCAGAAGAATCTCAATTTCCTGATCAGCGCATATTATAAAGTATTGTCACTGTGTTGTGTACTCGAAACCCTGTAACAACATGTCATAACATCTTTTTAGGCGTCAAATTATACTTACGTTCCACGCAAATCCCCCCACAGCAATTCCACCTGCTGCTCTGGTACCAGCAAGGCCCACAAAGTGACCGCTACCAATATTACTGGCAAACAGTGACGCTacaacctagagagagagagagaagggggagaactGTTAAAGGAAAAACACATCGTCGTGATGATGTGACACGTTGCTTCTTGAAAATCCTGGCTCTTGAAAACTTgtctgctgacatgcaaaacgcttttggactaatgaaacaaatatccCAAAATGATTTTGGAGTGGTACTGTCCTCTCGCATACAGGCTGTAATATAGACAATGGGACTGAGCAAGACAAGAAAGGTGACccaaagggttagctaaaatacaGGTTAATAAGGGTTCAAATACACAAGTTGGCAAAGAGGTTAAAGATGAAGTTGAACTCACTGGCCACCAAGTCATGGTCCGTCCTGCCAAAAGTACCCTCCCACAGTGCCACCGTTGGTCTGAAGCATAGACTGGAAGACGGGACATTCCCTGGATGTAAGCCCTAAGCAGTGGTTTACCTCATGACGTATGCTTACTCTACAGTATTGTATATGTCAATAAATGGAGCTATACAAATACCCAGTTTGACATAAGACATCATTATGATAAATTACACACGGAGAGAATCAGGTATAATTTAAAACTATGCAGATTcaaaactaaactcagcaaaaaaagaaacgtcctctcactgtcaactgcgtttattttcagcaaacttaacatgtgtaaatatgaacataacaagattagACAAAAGAGATATAAACTGaccaagttccacagacatgtgactaacagaaatggaataatgtgtccctgaacaaaagaggggtcaaaatctaaagtaaccgtcagtatctggtgtggccaccagctgcattaagtactgcagtgcatctccactTCATGGATTGCACCAGagttgccagttcttgctgtgagatgttaccccgctcttccaccaaggcacctgcaagttcccagacatttctggggggaatggccctaggcctcaccctccgatccaacaggtcccagacgtgctcaatgggattgagatcgggctcttcgctggccattccagaacactgacattcctgtcttgcaggaaatcacgcacagaacgagcagtatggctggtggcattgtcatgctggagggtcatgtcaggatgagcctgcagagagggtaccacatgagggaggaggatgtcttccctgtaacgcacagcattgagattgcctgcaatgataacaagctcagtccgatgatgctgtggcacaccgccccagaccatgacggaccctccacatccaaattgatcccgctccagagtacaggcctcggtgtaacactcatttcttcgatgataaacgcgactccgaccatcaaccctggtgagacaaaaatagtttgtgcccataggtgaccttgttgccagtgatgtctggtgaggacctgccttacaacaggcctataagccctcagtccagcctctctcagcctattgtggacagtctgagcactgatggagggattgtgcgttcctgttgtaactcgggtagttgttgttgccatcctgtacctgtcccgcaggtgtgatgttcggatgtaccgatcctgtgcaggtgttgttacacgtggtctgccactgcgaggacgatcagctgtccatcctgtctccctgtagcgctatcttaggtgtctcacagtacggacattgcaatttattgccctggccacatctgcagtcctcatgcctccttgcagcatgcctaaggcacgttcacgcagatgagcagagaACCTGGGCATCTTTTTCTGATGTTTTtcggagtcagtagaaaggcctctttagtgtcctaggttttcataactgtgaccttaattgccgaccgtctgtaagctgttagtgtcttaacaaccgttccacaggtgcatgttcatgaattgtttatggttcattgaacaagcatgggaaacagtgtttaaaccctttacaatgaagatctgtgaagttatttggatttttacaaatgatctttgaaagacacagttctgaaaaagggacgtttttttttgttttgctgagtttatgtaggCTACAGACCTGTAGACAGATATACAGATAGGTGTACTACTAACCCAGACGCCCACTCCAATGACCCGAATGAAGTAGCCGATGATGACCAAGATATCAGTTAGATTATTAATGGTCCCCTTCTCCGGTGTGGTTTCAGACGAAGGATTCTCCATTTCTCAACAGAAAGGAAGAAAGGTGTCAACGACCGTAATGTCAAACCAAGGGACATCAGTCCAGGACTTGGAGCAAAGGATAATGATGATACTAGTGTCTATTAACTAGCGGGCTCACATTCTAACGGACGATAAGGCATAAGAGAAAGGCCAGGTGAAGGAGAGAAAGGCCAGGTGAAGGAGAGAAAGGCCAGGTGAAGGAGAGAAAGGTCAAGTGAAGGAGAAAAAGGCCAGGTGAAGGAGAGAAAGGCCAGGTGAAGGAGAGAAAGGCCAGGTGAAGGAGAGAATGGTCGGTGGTTGGTCAATAAGACCTTTTGGTCACCAGAAAAGAGGCTGATTCAGAGGTTTATTAATGACAGTAATAATTAACGCCTAGCCTCTTCAATGTTCACTTACAGTACACAGTTCAGTTCTAGTAAAATAAACCCCATTAGTTCAGTTCAACCTATTTACTCTTCCGTGTGCAAATTCTATTGGTAACTTAATTAAATGAATGTTACAGGTGTTAACATTTGGTTTACCGTGACCCAAAATATGCCTAAAGCACAAACAAAGACCACATCCGCTGTCCTGACGGTCTCTGACCAATGGTTTCACCCCCACCTGCTGGAAATGTGTTGAGGGAGACTACGAGATGTGTGCATGAGTGACTACAAGACCATCCATTCTAATGTAAATCTGGTTAATGATTTCTTCGCTTTTAGTAACATACGCAAAATGACAGAAGGACAAACGGACCTGTTGTCGTAGCCCAGAGGAAAATTGTAAAACAGGAGAATAATCCCAAAACTCTTAAGCAAATATTCCTTTAATCATTTGATAGCATAACTGTCATCAAATTATCAATTTGACTTTCAGTTCAAAAACATCAGATTACATCAGTCAGGTGACGTTTCTCTtaaggggggggggaagagacgaCTCCCCTGTTGTTACATACCATAATCCAACAttcacaccccaacacacatacacatttaaaCTCCAAATATCTTCACACAGCTCTATAAAGCAAAGGGGCGTGTTCAactaaaatctaaaataaaacAAGGTGTCAGGTATTCTGCCGGATCTGCATGCTCTTGCGGTAAGTAACCCATGCATCTGAAAATTAAATAAAACAGAATTTGGCGACTTGGGGGCAATAATGATTACGAAACCACGTTATCCCCTCTGATGATAACACTATATCTGATTGGAGGAGGATAAGTGTTAGGGTGAATAGCGATGAAGAGAAACTGACCAAAAATAACAAGTGACTGAAATCTAGGTCATGTTTATTAGAGCAATAaatcaaaaaaacatttcaaaacatGTTGCAATGGAAAATGAATGTTTAGTTTATTGGACAAGTCCTGGTAGGtagtccttccctgtttcagttCATTTTCTTCCGTttcgtgcctaatgaacatggccCTGGAATCATTGAAAAGTGAAAGACTAAAGTTAAATACATGGGATGCTTTAGTGAATTTCAGAATGTCTGGAATAGAAAAGGCAGAAATAAAACAATTCAATAAACATTCGCAGCCAGTCATCCAAAACATAGCCCTATGCAGTCGTTAAATTCCTATAGAAGGTGGCAAAGGCTGAGGATGTGTGTTCAACAGGCAGACAAGTTTCAGACCATTTAAATGCATTCAAATCATTTTTGATTAGAACTTTAGTGTTGTTGTGGCATTCGGTGGTTACATTCAGATGCGAGTCCCCTTCCCCCCCCACTTTCTCAAGTGTAAAAAGTTGATAACATTTCATTACTGAAACCCCATGAATGCTGGTCTTAGCCACAACTCATTCATCCGGCTGTGGCTAGTCATCATCAGGATTGCGGTCCTCCCTAGCCAGTCTCAGCCGGGACAGGATGTGTTTCTTGGGGAACTTGAGGGTGGTACAGCCGAACTGGCTGACTCCCCCCGTGTCTCCGGGTAGTTTCTCCCGTCTCTGGACCCAGCTGCGCCAGCCAGGCTTCCAACAGTACACACTGTCATAGAAACGGGAGCCGTTCTCCCCGCCCAGCACGTATATCCTGCGTTTCCACCTGGCCACGCCCCCGGCAGCAATCCGCCTGGGCAACCCCGGGAAAACCACCGGACTGGGGGCTCGGTcactccccccacccccacccctctcagACACCACCGCCCCTGTCACCTCCCTTTCCACCCCTGTGCCCCGGCCCTCCCTGAAGAACAGCACCCGCCCCGTGGCTTCCAGAGGTTCCAGATGGGTGTAGTTTCCATCTATAAACTTTGTGGCGTCCCTCATGTAGCCTCCAATGGCACAGACCCCTCCCCGCACTGCCACCCCTCCGGCCAGGCAGGTGGCGCCAGAGTCCAGTCCCACGCGGGTCCATGAGTCAGTCAGGGTGTGGTAGATGAGCACGCCAGCGTGCACCACCGCCCGGTTCTGCTCCAGCGTGGTGCCGCCCAGCAGGTAGATGCGGCCGCGCAAGGCGGCACAGGCAAAGGAGCGCAGTGGCAGGGGCAGACGGGGCCCGGGGCCCCACTGGAGAGAGGCCAGGTCCAGGATCTCACAGGAGTCCAGCATGGCTCCTCTGTTGCAGCCCCCCAGGGCGTAGAGTGACTCCCCACAGCCCAGCAGACCCAGCATGGCCCGGGGCTGCACCATGGGCGACCGCTCCTGCCAGCGATCCAACACAGAGTCATACTCATGGACCTCCGTGGACACCGTGCCCCCCCGCAGGATGCCCCCCGCTACAAACAGCCGCCCCCCAATGGCCGTGCAACCTGGGCACAGCAGAGAGCCCAGGGCAGCCAGCTTCTCCCATTTTCCTGTGCGTGGGTCGAAGCAGTCCACCGTGAAGTCCCTCTCGTTCAGCGACTCGTCCTCCCGTGGCTTTAGGTCCACACACACTATCTTCTTCTCGAACATGCCTTCCCGGGGCCTCAGCGGGCCCCCCAGGCCCTCCCCGGCTGCCGCAGGGCCCAGCTCCTGGCTCAGCCGCTGGCTCTCCTCCAGGGACAGCAGGCCAGGGCGGAGGTGGTGGAGCAGGGCCGGCATGTGGCTGTAACGGTCCAGGGGCTGGTGCTCGGCCCAGCGGCGCGCCGCGTCGTACACCTCTGCCTCAGAGTCTATGCCCAGGCGGTCAGAGCCCAGCAGGCTTCCCAGGGTACCTGGGTCCAGCAGCAGGAAGTCCTTCTGGCGGGCCACGCGTGGAAAGTGCTGGGCCACCAGCCTCAGAGAGGCCCTCAGGAGCAGCTGGTCGTGGTGGGAGCGGGCCAGAGAGTACATGCCCAGGCAgttgtctacagacaggtgttcaAACAGGAACCTACGGACACACAGATATTTGAGGATGGAAAACCagacaataaaatatatatattttttaaatgctaTCAAAACTCTGTGGCAGTTACTGAACTGCATATGCTTAGGAGTATGAGCAGCATTCTGGACCGGGGAAAATACAACGCAT
Encoded proteins:
- the LOC139382555 gene encoding kelch-like protein 12; this encodes MKMSAVRGGTITWRPQPWQDGDSGGGEPLSDSDSEEEDFPDDSTTPLGDYVTHGLKQLLDAQQLCDVTLLVEGKRFMCHRVLLAAVSPYFRAMFTSPLVESRLTEIRLEEVTPSVMETVIQFVYTGEAGLCLDTAEDLFVAANRLQVMPLQDLCSRFLFEHLSVDNCLGMYSLARSHHDQLLLRASLRLVAQHFPRVARQKDFLLLDPGTLGSLLGSDRLGIDSEAEVYDAARRWAEHQPLDRYSHMPALLHHLRPGLLSLEESQRLSQELGPAAAGEGLGGPLRPREGMFEKKIVCVDLKPREDESLNERDFTVDCFDPRTGKWEKLAALGSLLCPGCTAIGGRLFVAGGILRGGTVSTEVHEYDSVLDRWQERSPMVQPRAMLGLLGCGESLYALGGCNRGAMLDSCEILDLASLQWGPGPRLPLPLRSFACAALRGRIYLLGGTTLEQNRAVVHAGVLIYHTLTDSWTRVGLDSGATCLAGGVAVRGGVCAIGGYMRDATKFIDGNYTHLEPLEATGRVLFFREGRGTGVEREVTGAVVSERGGGGGSDRAPSPVVFPGLPRRIAAGGVARWKRRIYVLGGENGSRFYDSVYCWKPGWRSWVQRREKLPGDTGGVSQFGCTTLKFPKKHILSRLRLAREDRNPDDD